The following coding sequences are from one Microbulbifer sp. TB1203 window:
- a CDS encoding sugar phosphate isomerase/epimerase translates to MTDNNKAGSKKGALISRRQLLGLGAGLGLGTGLGLMAIPGLSPLAKSTPQKKIGLQLYTLRDLMAKSVPETLKLAASIGYREVEFAGYFDHKPKVLREILDSEGLVAPSTHAPLESLQKDFESLIEAAQILGHRYIVVPYLNDEQRGTGIDTYKRLAEQFNILGERCSKAGLRFAYHNHAFEFDKVDDQVPYHVILAETDPQYVYMELDLYWTAKAGKDPLDYFRKHPGRFRLWHVKDMDENGNFADVGQGVIDFRRIFAAADIAGLEHGFVERDHTDDPISTIRQGYKGMKQLASHTNGTKLS, encoded by the coding sequence ATGACTGACAATAATAAAGCGGGATCAAAGAAAGGCGCGTTAATCAGCCGGCGCCAATTGCTGGGTTTGGGCGCAGGGCTTGGCTTGGGCACAGGACTGGGGTTGATGGCAATTCCGGGGCTGAGTCCCCTGGCCAAGTCCACACCTCAGAAAAAAATAGGCCTGCAGCTATACACTCTGCGTGACTTAATGGCCAAAAGTGTGCCAGAAACGCTCAAACTCGCGGCCAGTATTGGTTACCGGGAGGTCGAGTTTGCCGGGTATTTCGACCACAAGCCCAAAGTGCTGCGCGAGATACTGGATAGCGAAGGGCTCGTCGCGCCATCAACCCATGCGCCGCTGGAAAGTCTGCAAAAAGATTTTGAATCCCTGATAGAAGCGGCCCAGATTCTGGGGCACAGGTACATAGTCGTGCCTTATCTCAATGATGAGCAGCGGGGCACCGGTATCGATACCTACAAGCGCCTGGCTGAACAGTTCAATATCCTGGGTGAACGCTGCTCCAAGGCCGGACTCCGATTTGCCTACCATAACCACGCATTTGAATTCGACAAAGTGGACGATCAGGTTCCTTACCATGTCATTCTGGCTGAAACCGATCCACAGTATGTTTATATGGAGCTGGATCTCTACTGGACTGCCAAAGCCGGGAAAGATCCTCTGGACTATTTTCGCAAGCATCCCGGGCGATTCCGACTCTGGCATGTCAAGGACATGGACGAGAATGGTAACTTTGCCGATGTTGGTCAGGGCGTTATCGACTTCCGCCGGATTTTCGCCGCTGCGGACATTGCGGGACTTGAGCACGGCTTTGTGGAGCGGGATCATACCGATGATCCGATCAGCACCATTCGCCAGGGCTATAAAGGAATGAAACAATTAGCCTCTCATACGAATGGTACTAAATTAAGCTGA
- a CDS encoding DUF418 domain-containing protein, with protein sequence MQGITSGFSSRAQQERLLLVDALRGFALLGLFLVHCLEYFDLYWIDPTPTPLHKVVFFLFAGKAYAVFATLFGLSFFIIMDRRGIDFAGRFLWRLLLLLMLGTLHSLIYMGDILQILALIGLGLLLANRLSNKILVVLAALCIAQLPGIYQSLAALANSPGANDMPRHWAMYGEAFEVMKDGSLGQLLAHNAWKGMLTKWMFFIESGRGIQLAGLFMIGLLLGRTGFFADPDRYARQRRLALGWSLAISLVLLVLQQYLQQLPEDAFQGRGMAGYYIGQTLDSYVSTALTALGILVFVHLYRKNLPRRLLNLLAPCGRMSLSIYLIQALICVPLFYPFGLGWYQGIGQGGALLMGLAIFAALTTFAHLWMDRFHYGPAEWIWRAGTLTTVKVPFLRQQYAREAIG encoded by the coding sequence ATGCAAGGCATAACTTCCGGGTTTTCGTCGCGGGCACAACAGGAACGCCTCCTTCTCGTCGACGCCCTGCGCGGCTTCGCTCTGCTGGGGCTTTTCCTTGTGCACTGCCTGGAGTATTTCGATCTCTACTGGATCGATCCCACCCCCACGCCGCTACACAAGGTAGTATTTTTCCTGTTTGCCGGTAAGGCCTACGCTGTCTTTGCGACGCTCTTCGGCTTGAGTTTCTTTATCATCATGGACCGCCGGGGTATCGACTTCGCCGGCCGCTTCCTGTGGCGCTTGCTGCTGTTGCTGATGCTGGGCACTCTGCACTCCCTGATCTACATGGGGGATATCCTGCAAATACTGGCGCTCATTGGCCTCGGGCTGCTGCTGGCAAACCGCCTCAGCAACAAAATCCTTGTCGTTCTGGCGGCCCTTTGCATTGCGCAGTTGCCGGGCATCTATCAGTCCCTGGCGGCGCTCGCCAACTCGCCCGGCGCCAATGACATGCCGCGCCATTGGGCCATGTACGGGGAGGCCTTCGAGGTGATGAAGGACGGCAGCCTGGGACAACTGCTCGCCCACAATGCTTGGAAAGGCATGTTGACCAAATGGATGTTTTTCATTGAATCCGGCCGCGGTATTCAACTGGCCGGGCTCTTTATGATCGGCCTGCTGCTGGGACGAACAGGTTTTTTTGCCGATCCGGACCGCTATGCCCGCCAGCGGCGGCTGGCGCTGGGATGGTCGCTGGCGATTTCACTGGTGCTGTTGGTGCTGCAACAGTACCTGCAACAACTGCCCGAGGATGCATTCCAAGGCCGGGGCATGGCCGGATACTATATCGGACAGACATTGGACTCCTACGTTTCCACTGCGCTCACGGCATTGGGCATCCTGGTGTTTGTCCATTTGTATCGGAAAAACCTGCCACGCCGCCTGCTCAACCTGCTCGCGCCCTGCGGCCGCATGAGCCTCAGTATCTATCTCATACAGGCCCTTATCTGCGTTCCTCTTTTCTATCCGTTTGGCCTCGGCTGGTACCAGGGCATTGGCCAGGGCGGCGCCCTGCTCATGGGCCTGGCGATATTCGCGGCGCTGACCACCTTCGCCCATTTATGGATGGACCGCTTTCACTATGGACCCGCAGAGTGGATATGGCGGGCGGGAACCCTTACCACCGTGAAGGTTCCATTTCTCCGCCAACAGTATGCGCGCGAGGCGATTGGCTAG